Proteins encoded by one window of Perca fluviatilis chromosome 13, GENO_Pfluv_1.0, whole genome shotgun sequence:
- the stx12 gene encoding syntaxin-12, which yields MSYGKAESYRPVPRDFNTLLQTCSSNIQKITQNTAQIKSMVNQLGTSQDTSELQDRLQQIQHYTNQLAKETNKHLKELGSIPLPTSPSEQRQQKIQRDRLMNDFSSALNNFQAVQRRAAEKEKESVARARAGSRLSTEDSSRDEKLVSFDNQEDWGQMSTQAEEVAITEEDLELIKERETNIRQLESDILDVNQIFKDLAVMIHDQGEMIDSIEANVENAEVHVERGTEQLQRAVYYQQKSRKKMCILALVCSIVLVILGIIIWQAAK from the exons ATGTCGTACGGCAAAGCAGAGAGCTACCGCCCCGTCCCCCGGGACTTCAACACCCTCTTACAGACATGTAGCTCCAACATCCAGAAGATCACACAGAACA CTGCTCAGATCAAGAGCATGGTGAACCAGCTGGGGACCAGTCAGGACACGAGTGAACTCCAGGACCGTCT GCAGCAGATACAACATTACACCAACCAACTGGCAAAAGAAACCAACAAGCACCTGAAAGAGTTGGGATCAATCCCTTTGCCCACATCGCCCTCAGAGCAA AGGCAGCAGAAGATCCAGAGGGACCGGCTGATGAATGATTTCTCATCAGCTCTCAACAACTTCCAAGCAGTCCAGCGGCGTGCAgcggagaaagagaaggagtcGGTTGCCAGAGCGAGAGCTGGATCCCGCCTTTCA ACTGAAGACAGTTCTCGGGATGAAAAGCTTGTTTCCTTCGATAA ccAGGAGGACTGGGGCCAGATGAGCACCCAGGCAGAGGAGGTGGCCATCACAGAGGAGGACCTGGAGCTCATCAAGGAGAGAGAAACCAACATCAGACAGCTGGAG tctgACATTTTGGATGTAAACCAGATCTTCAAGGACCTGGCAGTGATGATCCACGATCAGGGGGAGATGATTG ATAGCATCGAGGCAAACGTGGAGAATGCTGAAGTTCATGTAGAGCGAGGAACCGAGCAGCTCCAGAGAGCCGTCTACTACCAG CAAAAGTCCCGGAAGAAGATGTGTATTCTGGCTCTGGTTTGTTCCATCGTGCTCGTCATACTGGGCATCATCATCTGGCAAGCTGCTAAGTGA